A portion of the Physeter macrocephalus isolate SW-GA chromosome 15, ASM283717v5, whole genome shotgun sequence genome contains these proteins:
- the NSMAF gene encoding protein FAN isoform X3, producing the protein MAFIRKKPREQQLQLYSKERFSLLLLNLEEYYFEQHTANHVQHKGSRYERKIRGSLKICSKSVIFEPDAISQPIIKIPLRDCIKIGKHGENGANRHFTKAVSGGISLIFSQVYFIKEHNIVAPYKIERGTMEYVFELDVSGKVEDVVETLLQLHRASCLDKLGDQTAMITAILQSRLARTSFDKNRFQSVSEKLHMECKAEMVTPLVTNPGHVCITDTNLYFQPLNGYPKPMVQITLHDVRRIYKRRHGLMPLGLEVFCTEDDPCSDVYLKFYERQDRDDLYFYIATYLEHHVAERTAEGCTLQWQRGLLSNYQYLLHLNTLADRSCNDLSQYPVFPWVVGDYSSSELDLSNPGTFRDLSKPVGALNKERLERLLTRYREMPEPKFMYGSHYSSPGYVLFYLVRIAPEYMLCLQNGRFDNADRMFNSIAETWKNCLDGATDFKELIPEFYGDDVSFLVNSLKLDLGKRQGGQMVDDVELPPWARSPEDFLQKSRDALESDYVSEHLHEWIDLVFGCKQKGRNAVGAHNVFHPLTYEGGVNLNSIEDPDEKVAMLTQILEFGQTPKQLFVTPHPRRITPKFKSLSQPSSYSASTADSPVSPGEESFEDLTEESRTLAWSNITRLRPHEQHKIHKEAVTGIAVSRSGSSVFTTSQDSTLKMFSKESKMLQRSISFSNMALSSCLLLPGDATVVSSSWDNNVYFYSIAFGRRQDTLMGHDDAVSKICWHDNRLYSASWDSTVKVWSGVPAEMPGSRRHQFDLLAELEHDVGVDTISLNAASTLLVSGTKEGTVTIWDLTAAAILHQIPCHSGTVCDTAFSPDSRHVLSAGEDGCLNVVDVQTGMLMSSMTSDEPQRCFLWDGNSVLAGSQSGELLVWDLLGGKIRERIQGHTGKLSAADLTPPNLLFPPADVPFSSRELPVCPLGRGRSPPDPGWPGHLHLSLGLRDVRLQNGSFNFHMEN; encoded by the exons GAAAATCAGAGGCtccttaaaaatatgttcaaaatcaGTTATTTTTGAACCGGATGCAATATCCCAACCCATCATTAag ATTCCTTTGAGAGATtgtataaaaataggaaaacatgGAGAAAATGGAGCCAATAGACACTTCACAAA GGCAGTATCCGGGGGGATCTCGCTCATTTTCAGTCAG GTATATTTCATTAAAGAACACAACATTGTTGCACCATATAAAATAGAAAGG GGCACAATGGAATATGTCTTCGAGTTGGATGTTTCGGGGAAGGTGGAAGATGTCGTGGAGACATTGCTTCAG CTTCACAGAGCATCCTGTCTGGACAAACTTGGAGACCAAACTGCTATG ATAACAGCCATTTTGCAGTCCCGTTTGGCTAGGACGTCATTTGACAAAAACAG ATTCCAAAGTGTTTCTGAAAAGCTGCACATGGAATGCAAAGCAGAAATGGTGACGCCTCTGGTGACGAATCCTGGCCATGTGTGTATCACTGACACCAACCTGTACTTCCAGCCTCTCAATGGGTACCCG AAACCCATGGTCCAGATAACACTCCACGACGTCCGCCGCATTTACAAGAGGAGACACGGTCTCATGCCTCTG GGCTTGGAAGTGTTTTGCACAGAAGATGATCCGTGTTCCGACGTCTACCTGAAGTTCTATGAACGTCAAGACCGAGATGACCTCTATTTTTACATTGCTACATACCTAG AGCACCACGTGGCGGAGCGCACGGCCGAGGGCTGCACGCTGCAGTGGCAGCGCGGGCTCCTGTCCAACTACCAGTACCTGCTGCACCTCAACACGCTGGCCGACCGCAGCTGCAACGACCTCTCCCAGTACCCCGTGTTCCCCTGGGTCGTCGGCGACTACAGCAGCTCCGAGCTGG atcTGTCAAATCCAGGAACCTTCCGGGATCTCAGTAAGCCAGTGGGGGCCCTCAACAAGGAACGTCTGGAGAGGCTGCTG ACGCGCTACCGGGAGATGCCGGAGCCCAAGTTCATGTACGGCAGCCACTACTCCTCCCCGGGCTACGTGCTGTTTTATCTGGTCAGGATTG caCCAGAGTATATGCTGTGTCTGCAGAATGGAAGATTCGACAACGCAGACAGAATGTTCAACAG taTTGCAGAAACTTGGAAAAACTGTTTGGATGGTGCAACTGATTTTAAAGAG CTGATTCCGGAATTCTATGGTGATGATGTCAGCTTTTTAGTCAATAGTCTGAAGCTGGATTTGGGAAAGAGACAAGGAGGGCAGATGGTTGATGACGTAGAACTCCCCCCTTGGGCCCGGA GTCCCGAGGACTTTCTCCAGAAGAGCAGAGATGCGCTGGAAAGCGATTACGTGTCAGAGCACCTTCACGAGTGGATCGATCTCGTGTTTGGCTGCAAGCAGAAGGGGAGGAACGCTGTTGGAGCCCACAATG TGTTTCATCCCCTGACCTACGAAGGAGGTGTCAACTTGAACAG CATCGAGGATCCTGATGAGAAGGTAGCCATGCTCACCCAGATCTTGGAGTTTGGGCAGACACCAAAGCAGCTCTTTGTGACACCGCATCCTCGAAGGATCACCCCAAAGTTTAAAAGCTTGTCCCAGCCCTCCAGTTACAGTGCTTCCACGGCAGACTCTCCAG TCTCTCCAGGTGAAGAGTCTTTTGAAGACCTGACCGAAGAAAGCAGAACGCTGGCCTGGAGTAACATCACGCGACTGCGGCCCCACGAGCAGCACAAAATCCACAAAGA GGCAGTCACTGGAATAGCAGTCTCTCGCAGTGGGTCGTCTGTCTTTACAACCTCACAAG ATTCCACCTTGAAGATGTTTTCCAAAGAATCCAAGATGCTACAAAGAAGTATATCATTCTCAAATATG GCTTTATCATCGTGTTTACTTTTACCAGGAGATGCCACCGTCGTAAGCTCTTCGTGGGATAACAATGT ctatttttattccATTGCATTTGGAAGACGCCAAGACACATTAATGGGACATGATGATGCTGTTAGTAAGATCTGCTGGCATGACAACAGGCTGTATTCTGCGTCATGGGACTCTACTGTGAAG GTGTGGTCCGGGGTTCCTGCAGAGATGCCAGGCTCCAGGAGACACCAGTTTGACCTGCTGGCCGAGCTGGAGCACGATGTCGGC GTCGATACAATCAGTTTAAACGCTGCAAGCACACTGTTGGTTTCAGGCACCAAAGAAGGCACAGTGACTATTTGGGACCTCACTGCAGCCGCCATACTGCACCAGATTCCATGTCACTCAGGGACCGTATGTGATACTGCTTTCAGCCCAG ACAGTCGCCACGTGCTCAGCGCAGGAGAAGACGGCTGCCTAAATGTCGTCGATGTGCAGACGGGAATGCTCATGTCTTCTATGACTTCGGACGAGCCCCAGAG GTGCTTTCTCTGGGATGGAAATTCGGTTTTGGCCGGGAGTCAGTCTGGTGAGCTGCTTGTCTGGGACCTCCTCGGGGGGAAGATCAGGGAGAGAATCCAGGGCCACACAGGTAAGCTGTCTGCCGCTGACCTGACTCCACCAAACCTGCTTTTCCCACCAGCGGACGTGCCCTTCTCAAGCAGAGAACTCCCCGTGTGTCCTCTGGGCCGTGGACGTTCCCCTCCAGATCCTGGCTGGCCAGGCCACCTGCATCTATCTCTTGGGTTGAGAGACGTTCGACTCCAGAATGGAAGTTTTAACTTCCACATGGAGAATTAG
- the NSMAF gene encoding protein FAN isoform X7, with amino-acid sequence MARNMHQAFAGATLVGETQDRRQRFSLLLLNLEEYYFEQHTANHVQHKGSRYERKIRGSLKICSKSVIFEPDAISQPIIKIPLRDCIKIGKHGENGANRHFTKAVSGGISLIFSQVYFIKEHNIVAPYKIERGTMEYVFELDVSGKVEDVVETLLQLHRASCLDKLGDQTAMITAILQSRLARTSFDKNRFQSVSEKLHMECKAEMVTPLVTNPGHVCITDTNLYFQPLNGYPKPMVQITLHDVRRIYKRRHGLMPLGLEVFCTEDDPCSDVYLKFYERQDRDDLYFYIATYLEHHVAERTAEGCTLQWQRGLLSNYQYLLHLNTLADRSCNDLSQYPVFPWVVGDYSSSELDLSNPGTFRDLSKPVGALNKERLERLLTRYREMPEPKFMYGSHYSSPGYVLFYLVRIAPEYMLCLQNGRFDNADRMFNSIAETWKNCLDGATDFKELIPEFYGDDVSFLVNSLKLDLGKRQGGQMVDDVELPPWARSPEDFLQKSRDALESDYVSEHLHEWIDLVFGCKQKGRNAVGAHNVFHPLTYEGGVNLNSIEDPDEKVAMLTQILEFGQTPKQLFVTPHPRRITPKFKSLSQPSSYSASTADSPVSPGEESFEDLTEESRTLAWSNITRLRPHEQHKIHKEAVTGIAVSRSGSSVFTTSQDSTLKMFSKESKMLQRSISFSNMALSSCLLLPGDATVVSSSWDNNVYFYSIAFGRRQDTLMGHDDAVSKICWHDNRLYSASWDSTVKVWSGVPAEMPGSRRHQFDLLAELEHDVGVDTISLNAASTLLVSGTKEGTVTIWDLTAAAILHQIPCHSGTVCDTAFSPDSRHVLSAGEDGCLNVVDVQTGMLMSSMTSDEPQRCFLWDGNSVLAGSQSGELLVWDLLGGKIRERIQGHTEEPQKRRDGSSPAP; translated from the exons GAAAATCAGAGGCtccttaaaaatatgttcaaaatcaGTTATTTTTGAACCGGATGCAATATCCCAACCCATCATTAag ATTCCTTTGAGAGATtgtataaaaataggaaaacatgGAGAAAATGGAGCCAATAGACACTTCACAAA GGCAGTATCCGGGGGGATCTCGCTCATTTTCAGTCAG GTATATTTCATTAAAGAACACAACATTGTTGCACCATATAAAATAGAAAGG GGCACAATGGAATATGTCTTCGAGTTGGATGTTTCGGGGAAGGTGGAAGATGTCGTGGAGACATTGCTTCAG CTTCACAGAGCATCCTGTCTGGACAAACTTGGAGACCAAACTGCTATG ATAACAGCCATTTTGCAGTCCCGTTTGGCTAGGACGTCATTTGACAAAAACAG ATTCCAAAGTGTTTCTGAAAAGCTGCACATGGAATGCAAAGCAGAAATGGTGACGCCTCTGGTGACGAATCCTGGCCATGTGTGTATCACTGACACCAACCTGTACTTCCAGCCTCTCAATGGGTACCCG AAACCCATGGTCCAGATAACACTCCACGACGTCCGCCGCATTTACAAGAGGAGACACGGTCTCATGCCTCTG GGCTTGGAAGTGTTTTGCACAGAAGATGATCCGTGTTCCGACGTCTACCTGAAGTTCTATGAACGTCAAGACCGAGATGACCTCTATTTTTACATTGCTACATACCTAG AGCACCACGTGGCGGAGCGCACGGCCGAGGGCTGCACGCTGCAGTGGCAGCGCGGGCTCCTGTCCAACTACCAGTACCTGCTGCACCTCAACACGCTGGCCGACCGCAGCTGCAACGACCTCTCCCAGTACCCCGTGTTCCCCTGGGTCGTCGGCGACTACAGCAGCTCCGAGCTGG atcTGTCAAATCCAGGAACCTTCCGGGATCTCAGTAAGCCAGTGGGGGCCCTCAACAAGGAACGTCTGGAGAGGCTGCTG ACGCGCTACCGGGAGATGCCGGAGCCCAAGTTCATGTACGGCAGCCACTACTCCTCCCCGGGCTACGTGCTGTTTTATCTGGTCAGGATTG caCCAGAGTATATGCTGTGTCTGCAGAATGGAAGATTCGACAACGCAGACAGAATGTTCAACAG taTTGCAGAAACTTGGAAAAACTGTTTGGATGGTGCAACTGATTTTAAAGAG CTGATTCCGGAATTCTATGGTGATGATGTCAGCTTTTTAGTCAATAGTCTGAAGCTGGATTTGGGAAAGAGACAAGGAGGGCAGATGGTTGATGACGTAGAACTCCCCCCTTGGGCCCGGA GTCCCGAGGACTTTCTCCAGAAGAGCAGAGATGCGCTGGAAAGCGATTACGTGTCAGAGCACCTTCACGAGTGGATCGATCTCGTGTTTGGCTGCAAGCAGAAGGGGAGGAACGCTGTTGGAGCCCACAATG TGTTTCATCCCCTGACCTACGAAGGAGGTGTCAACTTGAACAG CATCGAGGATCCTGATGAGAAGGTAGCCATGCTCACCCAGATCTTGGAGTTTGGGCAGACACCAAAGCAGCTCTTTGTGACACCGCATCCTCGAAGGATCACCCCAAAGTTTAAAAGCTTGTCCCAGCCCTCCAGTTACAGTGCTTCCACGGCAGACTCTCCAG TCTCTCCAGGTGAAGAGTCTTTTGAAGACCTGACCGAAGAAAGCAGAACGCTGGCCTGGAGTAACATCACGCGACTGCGGCCCCACGAGCAGCACAAAATCCACAAAGA GGCAGTCACTGGAATAGCAGTCTCTCGCAGTGGGTCGTCTGTCTTTACAACCTCACAAG ATTCCACCTTGAAGATGTTTTCCAAAGAATCCAAGATGCTACAAAGAAGTATATCATTCTCAAATATG GCTTTATCATCGTGTTTACTTTTACCAGGAGATGCCACCGTCGTAAGCTCTTCGTGGGATAACAATGT ctatttttattccATTGCATTTGGAAGACGCCAAGACACATTAATGGGACATGATGATGCTGTTAGTAAGATCTGCTGGCATGACAACAGGCTGTATTCTGCGTCATGGGACTCTACTGTGAAG GTGTGGTCCGGGGTTCCTGCAGAGATGCCAGGCTCCAGGAGACACCAGTTTGACCTGCTGGCCGAGCTGGAGCACGATGTCGGC GTCGATACAATCAGTTTAAACGCTGCAAGCACACTGTTGGTTTCAGGCACCAAAGAAGGCACAGTGACTATTTGGGACCTCACTGCAGCCGCCATACTGCACCAGATTCCATGTCACTCAGGGACCGTATGTGATACTGCTTTCAGCCCAG ACAGTCGCCACGTGCTCAGCGCAGGAGAAGACGGCTGCCTAAATGTCGTCGATGTGCAGACGGGAATGCTCATGTCTTCTATGACTTCGGACGAGCCCCAGAG GTGCTTTCTCTGGGATGGAAATTCGGTTTTGGCCGGGAGTCAGTCTGGTGAGCTGCTTGTCTGGGACCTCCTCGGGGGGAAGATCAGGGAGAGAATCCAGGGCCACACAG
- the NSMAF gene encoding protein FAN isoform X12 codes for MARNMHQAFAGATLVGETQDRRQRFSLLLLNLEEYYFEQHTANHVQHKGSRYERKIRGSLKICSKSVIFEPDAISQPIIKIPLRDCIKIGKHGENGANRHFTKAVSGGISLIFSQVYFIKEHNIVAPYKIERGTMEYVFELDVSGKVEDVVETLLQLHRASCLDKLGDQTAMITAILQSRLARTSFDKNRFQSVSEKLHMECKAEMVTPLVTNPGHVCITDTNLYFQPLNGYPKPMVQITLHDVRRIYKRRHGLMPLGLEVFCTEDDPCSDVYLKFYERQDRDDLYFYIATYLEHHVAERTAEGCTLQWQRGLLSNYQYLLHLNTLADRSCNDLSQYPVFPWVVGDYSSSELDLSNPGTFRDLSKPVGALNKERLERLLTRYREMPEPKFMYGSHYSSPGYVLFYLVRIAPEYMLCLQNGRFDNADRMFNSIAETWKNCLDGATDFKELIPEFYGDDVSFLVNSLKLDLGKRQGGQMVDDVELPPWARSPEDFLQKSRDALESDYVSEHLHEWIDLVFGCKQKGRNAVGAHNVFHPLTYEGGVNLNSIEDPDEKVAMLTQILEFGQTPKQLFVTPHPRRITPKFKSLSQPSSYSASTADSPVSPGEESFEDLTEESRTLAWSNITRLRPHEQHKIHKEAVTGIAVSRSGSSVFTTSQDSTLKMFSKESKMLQRSISFSNMALSSCLLLPGDATVVSSSWDNNVYFYSIAFGRRQDTLMGHDDAVSKICWHDNRLYSASWDSTVKVWSGVPAEMPGSRRHQFDLLAELEHDVGVDTISLNAASTLLVSGTKEGTVTIWDLTAAAILHQIPCHSGTVCDTAFSPEEPQKRRDGSSPAP; via the exons GAAAATCAGAGGCtccttaaaaatatgttcaaaatcaGTTATTTTTGAACCGGATGCAATATCCCAACCCATCATTAag ATTCCTTTGAGAGATtgtataaaaataggaaaacatgGAGAAAATGGAGCCAATAGACACTTCACAAA GGCAGTATCCGGGGGGATCTCGCTCATTTTCAGTCAG GTATATTTCATTAAAGAACACAACATTGTTGCACCATATAAAATAGAAAGG GGCACAATGGAATATGTCTTCGAGTTGGATGTTTCGGGGAAGGTGGAAGATGTCGTGGAGACATTGCTTCAG CTTCACAGAGCATCCTGTCTGGACAAACTTGGAGACCAAACTGCTATG ATAACAGCCATTTTGCAGTCCCGTTTGGCTAGGACGTCATTTGACAAAAACAG ATTCCAAAGTGTTTCTGAAAAGCTGCACATGGAATGCAAAGCAGAAATGGTGACGCCTCTGGTGACGAATCCTGGCCATGTGTGTATCACTGACACCAACCTGTACTTCCAGCCTCTCAATGGGTACCCG AAACCCATGGTCCAGATAACACTCCACGACGTCCGCCGCATTTACAAGAGGAGACACGGTCTCATGCCTCTG GGCTTGGAAGTGTTTTGCACAGAAGATGATCCGTGTTCCGACGTCTACCTGAAGTTCTATGAACGTCAAGACCGAGATGACCTCTATTTTTACATTGCTACATACCTAG AGCACCACGTGGCGGAGCGCACGGCCGAGGGCTGCACGCTGCAGTGGCAGCGCGGGCTCCTGTCCAACTACCAGTACCTGCTGCACCTCAACACGCTGGCCGACCGCAGCTGCAACGACCTCTCCCAGTACCCCGTGTTCCCCTGGGTCGTCGGCGACTACAGCAGCTCCGAGCTGG atcTGTCAAATCCAGGAACCTTCCGGGATCTCAGTAAGCCAGTGGGGGCCCTCAACAAGGAACGTCTGGAGAGGCTGCTG ACGCGCTACCGGGAGATGCCGGAGCCCAAGTTCATGTACGGCAGCCACTACTCCTCCCCGGGCTACGTGCTGTTTTATCTGGTCAGGATTG caCCAGAGTATATGCTGTGTCTGCAGAATGGAAGATTCGACAACGCAGACAGAATGTTCAACAG taTTGCAGAAACTTGGAAAAACTGTTTGGATGGTGCAACTGATTTTAAAGAG CTGATTCCGGAATTCTATGGTGATGATGTCAGCTTTTTAGTCAATAGTCTGAAGCTGGATTTGGGAAAGAGACAAGGAGGGCAGATGGTTGATGACGTAGAACTCCCCCCTTGGGCCCGGA GTCCCGAGGACTTTCTCCAGAAGAGCAGAGATGCGCTGGAAAGCGATTACGTGTCAGAGCACCTTCACGAGTGGATCGATCTCGTGTTTGGCTGCAAGCAGAAGGGGAGGAACGCTGTTGGAGCCCACAATG TGTTTCATCCCCTGACCTACGAAGGAGGTGTCAACTTGAACAG CATCGAGGATCCTGATGAGAAGGTAGCCATGCTCACCCAGATCTTGGAGTTTGGGCAGACACCAAAGCAGCTCTTTGTGACACCGCATCCTCGAAGGATCACCCCAAAGTTTAAAAGCTTGTCCCAGCCCTCCAGTTACAGTGCTTCCACGGCAGACTCTCCAG TCTCTCCAGGTGAAGAGTCTTTTGAAGACCTGACCGAAGAAAGCAGAACGCTGGCCTGGAGTAACATCACGCGACTGCGGCCCCACGAGCAGCACAAAATCCACAAAGA GGCAGTCACTGGAATAGCAGTCTCTCGCAGTGGGTCGTCTGTCTTTACAACCTCACAAG ATTCCACCTTGAAGATGTTTTCCAAAGAATCCAAGATGCTACAAAGAAGTATATCATTCTCAAATATG GCTTTATCATCGTGTTTACTTTTACCAGGAGATGCCACCGTCGTAAGCTCTTCGTGGGATAACAATGT ctatttttattccATTGCATTTGGAAGACGCCAAGACACATTAATGGGACATGATGATGCTGTTAGTAAGATCTGCTGGCATGACAACAGGCTGTATTCTGCGTCATGGGACTCTACTGTGAAG GTGTGGTCCGGGGTTCCTGCAGAGATGCCAGGCTCCAGGAGACACCAGTTTGACCTGCTGGCCGAGCTGGAGCACGATGTCGGC GTCGATACAATCAGTTTAAACGCTGCAAGCACACTGTTGGTTTCAGGCACCAAAGAAGGCACAGTGACTATTTGGGACCTCACTGCAGCCGCCATACTGCACCAGATTCCATGTCACTCAGGGACCGTATGTGATACTGCTTTCAGCCCAG
- the NSMAF gene encoding protein FAN isoform X10 has protein sequence MARNMHQAFAGATLVGETQDRRQRFSLLLLNLEEYYFEQHTANHVQHKGSRYERKIRGSLKICSKSVIFEPDAISQPIIKIPLRDCIKIGKHGENGANRHFTKAVSGGISLIFSQVYFIKEHNIVAPYKIERGTMEYVFELDVSGKVEDVVETLLQLHRASCLDKLGDQTAMITAILQSRLARTSFDKNRFQSVSEKLHMECKAEMVTPLVTNPGHVCITDTNLYFQPLNGYPKPMVQITLHDVRRIYKRRHGLMPLGLEVFCTEDDPCSDVYLKFYERQDRDDLYFYIATYLEHHVAERTAEGCTLQWQRGLLSNYQYLLHLNTLADRSCNDLSQYPVFPWVVGDYSSSELDLSNPGTFRDLSKPVGALNKERLERLLTRYREMPEPKFMYGSHYSSPGYVLFYLVRIAPEYMLCLQNGRFDNADRMFNSIAETWKNCLDGATDFKELIPEFYGDDVSFLVNSLKLDLGKRQGGQMVDDVELPPWARSPEDFLQKSRDALESDYVSEHLHEWIDLVFGCKQKGRNAVGAHNVFHPLTYEGGVNLNSIEDPDEKVAMLTQILEFGQTPKQLFVTPHPRRITPKFKSLSQPSSYSASTADSPVSPGEESFEDLTEESRTLAWSNITRLRPHEQHKIHKEAVTGIAVSRSGSSVFTTSQDSTLKMFSKESKMLQRSISFSNMALSSCLLLPGDATVVSSSWDNNVYFYSIAFGRRQDTLMGHDDAVSKICWHDNRLYSASWDSTVKVWSGVPAEMPGSRRHQFDLLAELEHDVGVDTISLNAASTLLVSGTKEGTVTIWDLTAAAILHQIPCHSGTVCDTAFSPGAFSGMEIRFWPGVSLVSCLSGTSSGGRSGRESRATQLSSPRS, from the exons GAAAATCAGAGGCtccttaaaaatatgttcaaaatcaGTTATTTTTGAACCGGATGCAATATCCCAACCCATCATTAag ATTCCTTTGAGAGATtgtataaaaataggaaaacatgGAGAAAATGGAGCCAATAGACACTTCACAAA GGCAGTATCCGGGGGGATCTCGCTCATTTTCAGTCAG GTATATTTCATTAAAGAACACAACATTGTTGCACCATATAAAATAGAAAGG GGCACAATGGAATATGTCTTCGAGTTGGATGTTTCGGGGAAGGTGGAAGATGTCGTGGAGACATTGCTTCAG CTTCACAGAGCATCCTGTCTGGACAAACTTGGAGACCAAACTGCTATG ATAACAGCCATTTTGCAGTCCCGTTTGGCTAGGACGTCATTTGACAAAAACAG ATTCCAAAGTGTTTCTGAAAAGCTGCACATGGAATGCAAAGCAGAAATGGTGACGCCTCTGGTGACGAATCCTGGCCATGTGTGTATCACTGACACCAACCTGTACTTCCAGCCTCTCAATGGGTACCCG AAACCCATGGTCCAGATAACACTCCACGACGTCCGCCGCATTTACAAGAGGAGACACGGTCTCATGCCTCTG GGCTTGGAAGTGTTTTGCACAGAAGATGATCCGTGTTCCGACGTCTACCTGAAGTTCTATGAACGTCAAGACCGAGATGACCTCTATTTTTACATTGCTACATACCTAG AGCACCACGTGGCGGAGCGCACGGCCGAGGGCTGCACGCTGCAGTGGCAGCGCGGGCTCCTGTCCAACTACCAGTACCTGCTGCACCTCAACACGCTGGCCGACCGCAGCTGCAACGACCTCTCCCAGTACCCCGTGTTCCCCTGGGTCGTCGGCGACTACAGCAGCTCCGAGCTGG atcTGTCAAATCCAGGAACCTTCCGGGATCTCAGTAAGCCAGTGGGGGCCCTCAACAAGGAACGTCTGGAGAGGCTGCTG ACGCGCTACCGGGAGATGCCGGAGCCCAAGTTCATGTACGGCAGCCACTACTCCTCCCCGGGCTACGTGCTGTTTTATCTGGTCAGGATTG caCCAGAGTATATGCTGTGTCTGCAGAATGGAAGATTCGACAACGCAGACAGAATGTTCAACAG taTTGCAGAAACTTGGAAAAACTGTTTGGATGGTGCAACTGATTTTAAAGAG CTGATTCCGGAATTCTATGGTGATGATGTCAGCTTTTTAGTCAATAGTCTGAAGCTGGATTTGGGAAAGAGACAAGGAGGGCAGATGGTTGATGACGTAGAACTCCCCCCTTGGGCCCGGA GTCCCGAGGACTTTCTCCAGAAGAGCAGAGATGCGCTGGAAAGCGATTACGTGTCAGAGCACCTTCACGAGTGGATCGATCTCGTGTTTGGCTGCAAGCAGAAGGGGAGGAACGCTGTTGGAGCCCACAATG TGTTTCATCCCCTGACCTACGAAGGAGGTGTCAACTTGAACAG CATCGAGGATCCTGATGAGAAGGTAGCCATGCTCACCCAGATCTTGGAGTTTGGGCAGACACCAAAGCAGCTCTTTGTGACACCGCATCCTCGAAGGATCACCCCAAAGTTTAAAAGCTTGTCCCAGCCCTCCAGTTACAGTGCTTCCACGGCAGACTCTCCAG TCTCTCCAGGTGAAGAGTCTTTTGAAGACCTGACCGAAGAAAGCAGAACGCTGGCCTGGAGTAACATCACGCGACTGCGGCCCCACGAGCAGCACAAAATCCACAAAGA GGCAGTCACTGGAATAGCAGTCTCTCGCAGTGGGTCGTCTGTCTTTACAACCTCACAAG ATTCCACCTTGAAGATGTTTTCCAAAGAATCCAAGATGCTACAAAGAAGTATATCATTCTCAAATATG GCTTTATCATCGTGTTTACTTTTACCAGGAGATGCCACCGTCGTAAGCTCTTCGTGGGATAACAATGT ctatttttattccATTGCATTTGGAAGACGCCAAGACACATTAATGGGACATGATGATGCTGTTAGTAAGATCTGCTGGCATGACAACAGGCTGTATTCTGCGTCATGGGACTCTACTGTGAAG GTGTGGTCCGGGGTTCCTGCAGAGATGCCAGGCTCCAGGAGACACCAGTTTGACCTGCTGGCCGAGCTGGAGCACGATGTCGGC GTCGATACAATCAGTTTAAACGCTGCAAGCACACTGTTGGTTTCAGGCACCAAAGAAGGCACAGTGACTATTTGGGACCTCACTGCAGCCGCCATACTGCACCAGATTCCATGTCACTCAGGGACCGTATGTGATACTGCTTTCAGCCCAG GTGCTTTCTCTGGGATGGAAATTCGGTTTTGGCCGGGAGTCAGTCTGGTGAGCTGCTTGTCTGGGACCTCCTCGGGGGGAAGATCAGGGAGAGAATCCAGGGCCACACAG CTTTCCAGTCCCCGTTCCTGA